One genomic region from Harpia harpyja isolate bHarHar1 chromosome 1, bHarHar1 primary haplotype, whole genome shotgun sequence encodes:
- the CTNNB1 gene encoding catenin beta-1 isoform X2 gives MATQADLMELDMAMEPDRKAAVSHWQQQSYLDSGIHSGATTTAPSLSGKGNPEEEDVDTTQVLYEWEQGFSQSFTQEQVADIDGQYAMTRAQRVRAAMFPETLDEGMQIPSTQFDAAHPTNVQRLAEPSQMLKHAVVNLINYQDDAELATRAIPELTKLLNDEDQVVVNKAAVMVHQLSKKEASRHAIMRSPQMVSAIVRTMQNTNDVETARCTAGTLHNLSHHREGLLAIFKSGGIPALVKMLGSPVDSVLFYAITTLHNLLLHQEGAKMAVRLAGGLQKMVALLNKTNVKFLAITTDCLQILAYGNQESKLIILASGGPQALVNIMRTYTYEKLLWTTSRVLKVLSVCSSNKPAIVEAGGMQALGLHLTDPSQRLVQNCLWTLRNLSDAATKQEGMEGLLGTLVQLLGSDDINVVTCAAGILSNLTCNNYKNKMMVCQVGGIEALVRTVLRAGDREDITEPAICALRHLTSRHQEAEMAQNAVRLHYGLPVVVKLLHPPSHWPLIKATVGLIRNLALCPANHAPLREQGAIPRLVQLLVRAHQDTQRRTSMGGTQQQFVEGVRMEEIVEGCTGALHILARDVHNRIVIRGLNTIPLFVQLLYSPIENIQRVAAGVLCELAQDKEAAEAIEAEGATAPLTELLHSRNEGVATYAAAVLFRMSEDKPQDYKKRLSVELTSSLFRTEPMAWNETADLGLDIGAQGEPLGYRPDAVSSE, from the exons ATGGCAACCCAAG CTGACTTGATGGAGTTGGATATGGCAATGGAGccagacagaaaagcagcagtcaGTCACTGGCAGCAACAATCATATCTGGACTCTGGTATCCATTCCGGTGCCACAACAACTGCTCCCTCCTTGAGTGGCAAGGGAAATCCTGAAGAAGAAGATGTGGACACAACACAAGTGCTGTATGAGTGGGAGCAGGGATTCTCACAGTCCTTTACCCAGGAGCAAGTTGCTG ATATTGATGGCCAGTATGCAATGACTAGAGCTCAGAGAGTGCGTGCAGCTATGTTCCCTGAAACACTGGATGAAGGAATGCAAATCCCATCCACGCAATTTGATGCTGCTCATCCAACTAATGTGCAACGCCTGGCTGAGCCATCCCAGATGTTAAAACATGCTGTTGTTAATTTGATAAACTACCAAGATGATGCAGAACTTGCAACTCGTGCAATCCCAGAACTGACCAAACTGTTGAATGATGAGGACCAG GTGGTGGTGAACAAGGCTGCAGTTATGGTTCATCAGTTATCCAAAAAGGAAGCGTCTCGCCATGCTATTATGAGATCTCCTCAAATGGTGTCTGCTATTGTACGTACGATGCAAAATACAAATGATGTGGAAACAGCCCGTTGTACTGCAGGTACACTACACAACCTCTCACATCACCGTGAAGGCTTGTTGGCAATCTTCAAATCAGGAGGCATCCCTGCTTTGGTTAAAATGCTTGG gtCTCCAGTGGACTCTGTGCTATTCTATGCCATTACAACTCTTCACAATCTCCTGTTACATCAGGAAGGAGCCAAAATGGCGGTCCGTCTAGCTGGTGGGCTGCAGAAAATGGTTGCCTTGCTTAACAAGACAAATGTCAAATTCTTGGCCATCACAACGGACTGCCTTCAGATTTTAGCATATGGCAATCAAGAAAGTAAG CTGATTATTCTGGCAAGTGGTGGACCCCAGGCTCTAGTAAACATAATGAGGACCTATACTTATGAGAAACTATTGTGGACCACAAGTAGGGTGCTGAAGGTGTTGTCAGTCTGCTCCAGCAACAAACCTGCTATTGTTGAGGCTG GTGGGATGCAAGCTTTGGGACTCCACCTCACAGATCCAAGCCAGCGTCTTGTCCAGAACTGTCTCTGGACTCTGAGGAATCTGTCAGATGCTGCAACAAAGCAG GAGGGCATGGAAGGCCTTCTAGGAACTCTGGTTCAGCTTTTAGGATCAGATGATATTAATGTTGTGACTTGTGCTGCTGGCATTCTTTCTAATCTTACCTGCAACAATTACAAGAACAAGATGATGGTGTGCCAGGTTGGTGGCATTGAGGCTCTTGTGCGCACAGTTCTCCGGGCTGGAGACAGGGAAGACATCACAGAACCTGCTATTTGTGCGCTCCGTCACCTCACGAGCAGACATCAAGAAGCTGAGATGGCTCAAAATGCAGTACGTCTCCATTATGGACTCCCAGTGGTGGTTAAACTGTTGCACCCACCATCACACTGGCCTTTGATCAAG GCTACTGTTGGTTTGATCCGCAATCTGGCGCTCTGTCCTGCAAACCATGCCCCACTGCGTGAGCAAGGTGCTATTCCAAGGCTAGTTCAGTTGCTGGTTAGAGCACATCAAGATACCCAGCGACGTACTTCTATGGGTGGGACACAACAGCAGTTTGTG GAGGGTGTGCGTATGGAAGAAATTGTCGAGGGCTGCACTGGAGCCCTGCATATTCTTGCACGTGATGTTCATAATCGAATCGTAATCAGGGGTCTAAATACAATTCCACTATTTGTGCAG TTGTTGTACTCTCCCATTGAGAATATCCAGAGAGTAGCTGCTGGTGTACTTTGTGAACTGGCTCAAGACAAGGAAGCAGCTGAAGCAATTGAAGCTGAAGGTGCAACTGCCCCTTTAACAGAACTGCTTCATTCTAGGAATGAGGGTGTTG CAACATATGCAGCTGCAGTGCTGTTCAGAATGTCTGAGGACAAACCACAAGACTATAAGAAGCGACTTTCAGTTGAATTGACAAGCTCTCTGTTCCGGACTGAGCCAATGGCTTGGAACGAG ACAGCAGATCTTGGACTTGATATTGGTGCCCAGGGAGAACCTCTTGGATACCGCCCAGATG ctgtATCATCTGAATGA
- the CTNNB1 gene encoding catenin beta-1 isoform X1 encodes MATQADLMELDMAMEPDRKAAVSHWQQQSYLDSGIHSGATTTAPSLSGKGNPEEEDVDTTQVLYEWEQGFSQSFTQEQVADIDGQYAMTRAQRVRAAMFPETLDEGMQIPSTQFDAAHPTNVQRLAEPSQMLKHAVVNLINYQDDAELATRAIPELTKLLNDEDQVVVNKAAVMVHQLSKKEASRHAIMRSPQMVSAIVRTMQNTNDVETARCTAGTLHNLSHHREGLLAIFKSGGIPALVKMLGSPVDSVLFYAITTLHNLLLHQEGAKMAVRLAGGLQKMVALLNKTNVKFLAITTDCLQILAYGNQESKLIILASGGPQALVNIMRTYTYEKLLWTTSRVLKVLSVCSSNKPAIVEAGGMQALGLHLTDPSQRLVQNCLWTLRNLSDAATKQEGMEGLLGTLVQLLGSDDINVVTCAAGILSNLTCNNYKNKMMVCQVGGIEALVRTVLRAGDREDITEPAICALRHLTSRHQEAEMAQNAVRLHYGLPVVVKLLHPPSHWPLIKATVGLIRNLALCPANHAPLREQGAIPRLVQLLVRAHQDTQRRTSMGGTQQQFVEGVRMEEIVEGCTGALHILARDVHNRIVIRGLNTIPLFVQLLYSPIENIQRVAAGVLCELAQDKEAAEAIEAEGATAPLTELLHSRNEGVATYAAAVLFRMSEDKPQDYKKRLSVELTSSLFRTEPMAWNETADLGLDIGAQGEPLGYRPDDPSYRSFHSGGYGQDALGMDPMMEHEMGGHHPGADYPVDGLPDLGHAQDLMDGLPPGDSNQLAWFDTDL; translated from the exons ATGGCAACCCAAG CTGACTTGATGGAGTTGGATATGGCAATGGAGccagacagaaaagcagcagtcaGTCACTGGCAGCAACAATCATATCTGGACTCTGGTATCCATTCCGGTGCCACAACAACTGCTCCCTCCTTGAGTGGCAAGGGAAATCCTGAAGAAGAAGATGTGGACACAACACAAGTGCTGTATGAGTGGGAGCAGGGATTCTCACAGTCCTTTACCCAGGAGCAAGTTGCTG ATATTGATGGCCAGTATGCAATGACTAGAGCTCAGAGAGTGCGTGCAGCTATGTTCCCTGAAACACTGGATGAAGGAATGCAAATCCCATCCACGCAATTTGATGCTGCTCATCCAACTAATGTGCAACGCCTGGCTGAGCCATCCCAGATGTTAAAACATGCTGTTGTTAATTTGATAAACTACCAAGATGATGCAGAACTTGCAACTCGTGCAATCCCAGAACTGACCAAACTGTTGAATGATGAGGACCAG GTGGTGGTGAACAAGGCTGCAGTTATGGTTCATCAGTTATCCAAAAAGGAAGCGTCTCGCCATGCTATTATGAGATCTCCTCAAATGGTGTCTGCTATTGTACGTACGATGCAAAATACAAATGATGTGGAAACAGCCCGTTGTACTGCAGGTACACTACACAACCTCTCACATCACCGTGAAGGCTTGTTGGCAATCTTCAAATCAGGAGGCATCCCTGCTTTGGTTAAAATGCTTGG gtCTCCAGTGGACTCTGTGCTATTCTATGCCATTACAACTCTTCACAATCTCCTGTTACATCAGGAAGGAGCCAAAATGGCGGTCCGTCTAGCTGGTGGGCTGCAGAAAATGGTTGCCTTGCTTAACAAGACAAATGTCAAATTCTTGGCCATCACAACGGACTGCCTTCAGATTTTAGCATATGGCAATCAAGAAAGTAAG CTGATTATTCTGGCAAGTGGTGGACCCCAGGCTCTAGTAAACATAATGAGGACCTATACTTATGAGAAACTATTGTGGACCACAAGTAGGGTGCTGAAGGTGTTGTCAGTCTGCTCCAGCAACAAACCTGCTATTGTTGAGGCTG GTGGGATGCAAGCTTTGGGACTCCACCTCACAGATCCAAGCCAGCGTCTTGTCCAGAACTGTCTCTGGACTCTGAGGAATCTGTCAGATGCTGCAACAAAGCAG GAGGGCATGGAAGGCCTTCTAGGAACTCTGGTTCAGCTTTTAGGATCAGATGATATTAATGTTGTGACTTGTGCTGCTGGCATTCTTTCTAATCTTACCTGCAACAATTACAAGAACAAGATGATGGTGTGCCAGGTTGGTGGCATTGAGGCTCTTGTGCGCACAGTTCTCCGGGCTGGAGACAGGGAAGACATCACAGAACCTGCTATTTGTGCGCTCCGTCACCTCACGAGCAGACATCAAGAAGCTGAGATGGCTCAAAATGCAGTACGTCTCCATTATGGACTCCCAGTGGTGGTTAAACTGTTGCACCCACCATCACACTGGCCTTTGATCAAG GCTACTGTTGGTTTGATCCGCAATCTGGCGCTCTGTCCTGCAAACCATGCCCCACTGCGTGAGCAAGGTGCTATTCCAAGGCTAGTTCAGTTGCTGGTTAGAGCACATCAAGATACCCAGCGACGTACTTCTATGGGTGGGACACAACAGCAGTTTGTG GAGGGTGTGCGTATGGAAGAAATTGTCGAGGGCTGCACTGGAGCCCTGCATATTCTTGCACGTGATGTTCATAATCGAATCGTAATCAGGGGTCTAAATACAATTCCACTATTTGTGCAG TTGTTGTACTCTCCCATTGAGAATATCCAGAGAGTAGCTGCTGGTGTACTTTGTGAACTGGCTCAAGACAAGGAAGCAGCTGAAGCAATTGAAGCTGAAGGTGCAACTGCCCCTTTAACAGAACTGCTTCATTCTAGGAATGAGGGTGTTG CAACATATGCAGCTGCAGTGCTGTTCAGAATGTCTGAGGACAAACCACAAGACTATAAGAAGCGACTTTCAGTTGAATTGACAAGCTCTCTGTTCCGGACTGAGCCAATGGCTTGGAACGAG ACAGCAGATCTTGGACTTGATATTGGTGCCCAGGGAGAACCTCTTGGATACCGCCCAGATG ATCCTAGCTACCGTTCTTTCCACTCTGGCGGATACGGTCAGGATGCCTTGGGTATGGACCCTATGATGGAACATGAAATGGGTGGCCACCACCCTGGTGCTGACTACCCAGTTGATGGTCTGCCAGATCTTGGCCATGCCCAGGACCTTATGGATGGGCTGCCTCCAGGTGACAGTAATCAGTTGGCCTGGTTCGATACTGACCTGTAA